The Misgurnus anguillicaudatus chromosome 21, ASM2758022v2, whole genome shotgun sequence genome includes a window with the following:
- the LOC129418182 gene encoding E3 ubiquitin-protein ligase TRIM39-like yields MAESSPTSPKPRRTRRKSMSPPPYLSSSSVSLSKELQCCVCMDVFSDPVSTPCGHNFCRICLKQCWDNSQIYSCPYCKETFSKRPELNINTTLREVTLIFKEKFSLRKSEVLCDICDERKLKALKSCLTCQASYCKTHLDLHEKINLKKHKLLDPVENIKDYICEKHERPLELFCRDDQTCVCVFCTDGDHKNHNTVPLEEESKEKKTQLMKTQTDIQQMIQKRIKKIQDIKHSAELRKRSREQEKAASVELFSDLIRSIERCQTELLEMMEEEQKAEEKQDEDLIKDLEQEITELKMRDSELEKITHSEDHLHLIQIDPSSLYGARDMKNWSEISMKTHVSVETLRRALTQLQETLNEKLTQTVLMKMQQYAVDVTLDPDTAHPELILSEDRKQVRHGDIQHKLPDNPERFDEYVCVLGKEGFTSGRFYFEVQVKDKTEWFLGVVRESINRKGFIAATPQNGFWTVILRNEKEYEALDEPSVSLCLKVKPQKVGVFVDYEEGLVCFYDVESRSHIYSFTDQTFTEKLFPLFSPCFNDKGKNSAPLIISPVHYNK; encoded by the exons ATGGCAGAATCTTCACCAACATCACCAAAACCAAGACGGACCAGAAGAAAGAGTATGAGTCCACCTCCAt ATCTGTCATCCTCCAGTGTTTCTCTATCTAAAGAGCTTCAGTGTTGTGTGTGTATGGATGTGTTCAGTGATCCAGTCAGCACTCCATGTGGACACAACTTCTGCAGGATCTGTCTAAAACAGTGCTGGGACAACAGTCAGATCTACAGCTGTCCATACTGTAAAGAAACATTCAGCAAAAGACCAGAACTCAACATCAACACAACACTTAGAGAGGTCACGCTGATCTTTAAGGAAAAGTTCAGTCTGAGAAAATCTGAAGTCCTCTGTGACATATGTGATGAAAGAAAACTAAAAGCCCTAAAGTCCTGCCTAACATGTCAGGCATCTTATTGTAAAACTCATCTGGACCTTCATGAGAAAATtaatttaaagaaacacaaactGCTGGATCCTGTGGAGAATATAAAGGACTATATATGTGAGAAACATGAGAGACCTCTGGAGCTCTTCTGTAGAGATGATCagacatgtgtttgtgtgttttgtactGATGGAGATCACAAGAATCACAACACTGTTCCTCTAGAGGAGGAGAGTAAAGAGAAGAAG ACTCAACTGAtgaagacacagacagacattcAGCAGATGATCCAGAAGAGAATCAAGAAGATTCAAGACATCAAACACTCAGCAGAACTCAGAAAA AGAAGCAGAGAGCAGGAGAAAGCAGCGAGTGTTGAGCTCTTCAGTGATCTGATCAGATCCATTGAGAGATGTCAGACTGAGCTGCTGGAGATGATGGAGGAGGAACAGAAAGCAGAAGAGAAACAGGATGAAGATCTTATTAAAGATCTGGAGCAGGAGATCACTGAGCTGAAGATGAGAGACAGTGAACTGGAGAAGATCACACATAGTGAAGATCATCTTCATCTCATACAG ATTGACCCATCATCCCTGTACGGAGCTCGAGACATGAAGAACTGGTCTGAGATCAGTATGAAGACTCATGTGAGTGTGGAGACTCTGAGGAGAGCTCTGACTCAACTACAGGAGACTCTCAATGAGAAACTCACACAAACTG TGTTGATGAAGATGCAGCAGTATGCAG TGGATGTGACTCTGGATCCTGATACAGCTCATCCAGAACTCATCCTGTCTGAAGATAGAAAACAAGTGAGACATGGAGACATTCAACATAAACTCCCAGATAATCCAGAGAGATTTGATGAGTATGTCTGTGTTCTGGGAAAAGAGGGATTCACCTCAGGGAGATTTTATTTTGAGGTTCAGGTGAAGGACAAAACTGAATGGTTTTTAGGAGTGGTCAGAGAATCTATTAACAGAAAGGGATTCATCGCAGCGACTCCTCAGAATGGATTCTGGACTGTGATTCTGAGGAATGAGAAGGAATATGAAGCTCTTGATGAACCCTCTGTCTCTCTGTGTCTGAAAGTGAAACCACAGAAGGTCGGGGTGTTTGTGGATTATGAGGAGggtttggtttgtttttatGATGTAGAGTCCAGGTCTCATATCTACTCTTTCACTGATCAAACTTTCACTGAGAAACTCTTTCCATTATTCAGTCCATGTTTTAATGATAAAGGTAAAAATTCAGCTCCTCTGATCATCTCACCTGTTCATTACAACAAATGA